In the genome of Sciurus carolinensis chromosome 3, mSciCar1.2, whole genome shotgun sequence, one region contains:
- the Neurod1 gene encoding neurogenic differentiation factor 1, which produces MTKSYSESGLMSEPQPQGPPSWTDECLSSQDEEHEADKKEDDLEAMNAEEDSLRNGGEEEEEDEDLEEEEEEEEEDDDQKPKRRGPKKKKMTKARLERFKLRRMKANARERNRMHGLNAALDNLRKVVPCYSKTQKLSKIETLRLAKNYIWALSEILRSGKSPDLVSFVQTLCKGLSQPTTNLVAGCLQLNPRTFLPEQNQDMPPHLPTASASFPVHPYSYQSPGLPSPPYGTMDSSHVFHVKPPPHAYSAALEPFFESPLTDCTSPSFDGPLSPPLSINGNFSFKHEPSAEFEKNYAFTMHYPAATLAGAQSHGSIFSGAAAPRCEIPIDNIMSFDSHSHHERVMSAQLNAIFHD; this is translated from the coding sequence ATGACCAAATCTTACAGCGAAAGCGGGCTGATGAGCGAACCTCAGCCCCAAGGTCCTCCAAGCTGGACAGATGAATGTCTCAGTTCTCAAGACGAGGAACACGAGGCAGACAAGAAGGAGGACGACCTCGAAGCCATGAACGCCGAGGAGGACTCCCTGAGGAacgggggagaggaggaggaggaagatgaggacctggaagaggaggaagaagaggaagaggaagatgatgatCAAAAGCCCAAGAGACGTGGTCCCAAAAAGAAGAAGATGACCAAGGCGCGCCTGGAGCGTTTTAAACTGAGGCGCATGAAGGCCAACGCCCGGGAGCGGAACCGCATGCATGGGCTGAACGCGGCGCTGGACAACTTGCGCAAGGTGGTGCCCTGTTACTCCAAGACGCAAAAGCTCTCCAAAATCGAGACATTGCGCTTGGCCAAAAACTACATTTGGGCTCTGTCGGAGATCCTGCGCTCAGGCAAAAGCCCTGACCTGGTCTCCTTCGTACAGACGCTCTGCAAGGGCCTGTCCCAGCCCACCACCAACCTGGTTGCGGGCTGCCTGCAGCTCAACCCTCGGACTTTTCTGCCCGAACAGAATCAGGATATGCCCCCGCACCTGCCGACGGCCAGCGCTTCCTTCCCAGTGCACCCCTACTCCTACCAGTCTCCGGGGTTGCCCAGTCCGCCCTACGGTACCATGGACAGTTCCCATGTCTTCCACGTAAAGCCGCCACCGCACGCCTACAGCGCCGCGCTGGAGCCCTTCTTTGAAAGCCCGCTGACTGACTGCACCAGCCCTTCCTTTGATGGACCCCTCAGTCCGCCGCTCAGCATCAATGGCAACTTCTCTTTCAAACATGAACCATCCGCcgagtttgaaaaaaattatgccTTTACCATGCACTATCCTGCAGCGACACTGGCAGGGGCCCAAAGCCACGGATCAATCTTCTCGGGAGCCGCTGCCCCTCGCTGCGAGATCCCCATAGACAATATTATGTCCTTCGATAGCCATTCACATCATGAGCGAGTCATGAGTGCCCAGCTCAATGCCATCTTTCACGATTAG